In the Phaeobacter gallaeciensis genome, one interval contains:
- a CDS encoding TRAP transporter large permease — protein MDASTIGLIAFAAVLILLALRVPISFTLAAVAAVGTFCIFAFRTGTFMPERAIRATTSMVFSNSFDLIHSYDLSMIPLFIALGHIAYKADITTRIYHAARVWLSAVPGGVAMASVMGCGGFSAITGSSIACASTMGRICTPEMLRMGYDNRLATASVAAGGTLGSLIPPSVLFIIYGIFTETSINRLFVAGILPGLLTLAGFVLVIFIWVKRDPAAAPVDTAEISYADRFRAAALAWPAFVLFIVIIGGIYGGIFTATEAAAVCLSLAVLIGVLQRKLTLTSIWEAFRETCLQTASIFFIAAGAKIFVAFVALTGVAPAIVDVVTQAELSVFWLLLSIALIYLLLGMFLDPIGIMVLTLPLVVPLVETYGMDLIWFGVVIIKLLEIGLITPPVGLNVFVIANVVGKDAPIDRIFAGIARFLSVDVIVLILLMAFPAISLLLPNSMM, from the coding sequence ATGGACGCCTCTACGATTGGGCTGATTGCCTTTGCCGCCGTTCTGATCCTGCTGGCGCTGCGGGTGCCGATCAGCTTCACCCTTGCCGCTGTGGCGGCGGTTGGCACCTTCTGCATCTTCGCCTTCCGTACCGGCACCTTCATGCCGGAACGCGCCATCCGGGCGACCACCTCGATGGTGTTCTCAAACTCCTTCGACCTTATTCACTCCTACGATCTGTCGATGATACCGTTGTTCATCGCGCTGGGGCATATCGCCTATAAGGCCGATATCACCACGCGGATTTACCACGCAGCGCGGGTCTGGCTATCGGCGGTACCCGGCGGCGTTGCCATGGCCTCGGTCATGGGCTGCGGCGGCTTTTCCGCGATCACCGGATCCTCGATTGCCTGCGCTTCGACCATGGGCCGGATCTGCACGCCGGAAATGCTGCGCATGGGCTATGACAACCGCCTGGCCACCGCATCGGTCGCAGCGGGCGGCACCCTGGGATCCCTGATCCCGCCCAGCGTTCTGTTCATCATCTACGGCATCTTCACCGAAACCTCGATCAACCGGCTGTTCGTCGCTGGCATCCTGCCCGGTCTTCTGACCCTCGCCGGGTTCGTTCTGGTGATCTTTATCTGGGTCAAACGCGACCCGGCGGCCGCCCCGGTGGACACGGCCGAGATTTCCTACGCCGACCGGTTCCGCGCCGCGGCACTGGCCTGGCCTGCCTTCGTGCTGTTCATCGTCATCATCGGCGGCATCTACGGCGGCATCTTCACCGCGACCGAGGCAGCGGCTGTCTGTCTCAGCCTTGCAGTGCTGATTGGTGTGCTGCAGCGCAAGCTGACCCTGACCTCGATCTGGGAAGCCTTCCGCGAGACCTGCCTGCAGACCGCGTCGATCTTCTTCATCGCCGCTGGGGCCAAGATCTTTGTCGCCTTCGTGGCGCTGACTGGCGTCGCCCCCGCGATTGTCGATGTGGTGACCCAGGCCGAGCTGTCGGTGTTCTGGCTGCTGCTGTCGATTGCGCTGATCTACCTTTTGCTGGGCATGTTCCTCGATCCCATCGGGATCATGGTTCTGACCCTGCCGCTGGTGGTGCCGTTGGTGGAAACCTATGGGATGGACCTGATCTGGTTCGGCGTCGTGATCATCAAGCTGTTGGAAATCGGCCTGATCACCCCGCCGGTGGGTCTCAACGTCTTTGTCATCGCCAATGTGGTGGGCAAGGACGCGCCGATCGACCGGATCTTTGCCGGAATCGCACGGTTTCTGTCCGTCGACGTCATTGTCCTGATCCTTCTGATGGCCTTTCCCGCGATTTCGTTGCTTCTACCGAACTCGATGATGTAA
- a CDS encoding TRAP transporter small permease, with translation MLKALETFLLNLAVAAVIALGLMITASVFSRAIFNVALPDTIVIVRELMVAAIVLPLAAATLSRSHVAVEFLANRLPPRAQAWLAVFGSIVGLFALMPLIYAGGREFAHNFTSGGFFYGDLELPKWPGRLIFLIGISLCWLRLLVLVVQDIRAIRAGDYSFADTHAEGLD, from the coding sequence ATGCTGAAAGCACTGGAAACTTTCCTGCTGAACCTTGCGGTGGCAGCCGTCATCGCCCTGGGGCTGATGATCACCGCCAGCGTATTTTCGCGGGCCATCTTCAACGTGGCCCTGCCCGACACGATCGTCATCGTGCGCGAACTGATGGTCGCCGCCATCGTGCTGCCGCTGGCCGCTGCCACCCTGTCGCGCAGCCACGTAGCGGTCGAATTCCTCGCCAACCGCCTACCGCCCCGGGCACAGGCCTGGCTGGCGGTCTTCGGCTCGATCGTAGGTCTCTTTGCCCTAATGCCGCTGATCTATGCCGGCGGGCGCGAATTTGCCCATAACTTTACCTCGGGCGGGTTTTTCTACGGCGATCTGGAACTGCCGAAATGGCCCGGCCGCCTGATTTTCCTGATCGGGATTTCCCTGTGCTGGCTCCGCCTTCTGGTGCTGGTCGTGCAGGACATCCGCGCCATCCGCGCGGGCGATTACAGCTTTGCCGACACACATGCCGAGGGACTGGACTGA